In one window of Zingiber officinale cultivar Zhangliang unplaced genomic scaffold, Zo_v1.1 ctg138, whole genome shotgun sequence DNA:
- the LOC122036329 gene encoding integrin-linked protein kinase 1-like — MEAEPPAQVKRCISRQLSGGDSGRRSGRFSFKRNLSFNPRLNRFSFGRQSSLDPHRECRSPTGMDELTVPENLDSTMQLLFLASLGDAKGVEELLKDGVDVNSIDLDGRTALHIAACEGNVDVVKLLLSWRANVDARDRWGSTAAVDAKYYGNVEVYNVLKARGAKVPKIKRTPMAVSNPGEVPEYELNPGELQFRRGEEVLKGTYQVAKWNGTKVSVKILDKDSHSDPDSVNAFKHELNLLQKARHPNVIQFVGAVTQNIPMMIAVEYHPKSDLGSYLQKKGRLQPHKALRYALEIARGLNYLHQCKPDPIIHCNLKPKNILLDYGGQLKVAGFGMMNLLKVSPDKVKLDNGKVQIDNFSLYTAPEIYRDEVFDASVDVFSFGLILFEMIEGAPAFHPKSPEEATKMICLDRLRPPLKNKSKSYPQDVKELIEECWNPEPVIRPTFSEIIIRLDKVYSICAKQGRWKDTFKLPWK; from the exons ATGGAGGCGGAGCCGCCGGCGCAGGTCAAGCGTTGCATCTCGCGGCAGCTCTCCGGAGGCGACTCCGGCAGGAGGAGCGGGAGGTTCAGCTTCAAGCGCAACCTCTCCTTTAACCCGCGGCTCAACAGGTTTAGCTTCGGCAGGCAGTCCTCGCTCGATCCCCACCGCGAGTGCAGGAGCCCGACCGGCATGGATGAGCTCACGGTGCCGGAGAACCTGGACTCCACCATGCAGCTATTGTTTCTCGCGTCGCTAGGGGACGCCAAGGGTGTGGAGGAGCTGTTGAAGGATGGCGTTGATGTGAACAGCATTGATCTGGATGGCAGGACGGCCCTGCACATAGCGGCGTGCGAGGGGAATGTGGACGTCGTTAAGTTGTTGCTCAGCTGGAGAGCCAATGTCGACGCAAGGGATCGGTGGGGGAGCACG GCTGCCGTGGATGCCAAGTACTATGGTAATGTTGAAGTCTACAATGTCTTGAAAGCTCGAGGAGCCAAAGTCCCG AAGATTAAGAGGACTCCCATGGCCGTGTCAAATCCCGGAGAAGTTCCGGAGTATGAGCTAAACCCAGGGGAACTACAATTCCGTCGAGGTGAAGAAGTCTTAAAG GGTACTTATCAAGTTGCCAAGTGGAATGGCACGAAGGTTTCTGTGAAAATTCTTGACAAAGATAGCCATTCAGATCCTGATAGTGT AAATGCCTTCAAGCATGAATTGAATCTGTTGCAAAAGGCTAGGCATCCAAATGTTATCCAATTTGTAGGAGCTGTTACTCAAAATATACCTATGATGATTGCGGTAGAGTATCATCCAAAA AGCGACTTAGGGAGCTATCTTCAAAAGAAAGGACGTCTGCAACCCCATAAAGCTTTAAGATATGCTCTTGAGATTGCCAG GGGATTGAATTATCTTCATCAATGTAAACCAGACCCAATTATTCATTGCAATTTAAAGCCAAA AAATATCTTGCTCGACTATGGGGGACAATTGAAGGTGGCAGGCTTTGGGATGATGAATCTCTTAAAAGTTTCACCTGATAAAGTAAAATTGGATAATGGGAAAGTTCAAATTGACAACTTCA GTTTGTACACGGCTCCTGAAATTTACAGGGATGAAGTATTTGATGCCAGTGTCGATGTATTCTCTTTTGGTCTCATTCTTTTTGAG ATGATTGAAGGAGCACCGGCATTCCACCCAAAAAGCCCAGAGGAAGCTACCAAGATGATTTGCTTGGATCGACTGAGACCTCCTTTAAAGAACAAATCTAAAAGCTATCCTCAGGATGTTAAGGA GTTAATTGAAGAATGTTGGAATCCTGAGCCTGTAATTAGGCCAACCTTTTCAGAAATTATTATTCGACTAGACAAAGTCTATTCCATTTGTGCTAAGCAGGGACGGTGGAAAGACACCTTTAAACTCCCCTG
- the LOC122036332 gene encoding KH domain-containing protein At1g09660/At1g09670-like, with the protein MDERIPPPGYFHYSPSGVHSSPSPHHSMRPSAATSDRERYLAELLAERQKLGPFLQILPFCYRLLNQEILRASAFISNPSFIDHERIEHASPLRLTGHPFNGGPMDLEARSGMHTEENEYLHRVGVLPASSPGWGGTPGLAKSLVKKVVRLDVPVDKFPHFNFVGRLLGPRGNSLKRVEASTQCRVYIRGRGSVKDSIKEESLRDKPGYEHLNEPLHILVEAEFTADIVDARLNQAVATLEDLLKPVDEFMDYYKKQQLRELAILNGTLREESPQMSPSASPFNSTGMKRAKTGW; encoded by the exons ATGGATGAGAGGATCCCACCTCCTGGTTACTTCCACTATTCCCCCTCTGGCGTCCACTCGTCCCCTTCGCCTCACCACTCCATGAGGCCTTCCGCCGCCACCTCGGATAGAGAAAG GTATTTAGCTGAGCTACTTGCTGAGAGGCAGAAATTAGGGCCATTTCTGCAAATATTACCATTTTGTTACAGGCTTCTAAACCAAG AAATTTTGCGGGCTTCTGCTTTTATATCTAACCCATCATTTATTGATCATGAGAGAATCGAGCATGCTTCTCCTCTAAGGTTGACTGGGCACCCTTTCAATGGTGGACCCATGGATTTGGAGGCAAGGTCAGGAATGCACACAGAG GAAAATGAATACTTACACAGAGTGGGGGTCCTCCCAGCATCAAGTCCTGGCTGGGGTGGAACTCCTGGACTTGCTAAAAGTCTTGTAAAGAAAGTTGTGAGGCTAGATGTTCCTGTTGACAAGTTTCCTCAT TTCAACTTTGTTGGTCGTTTACTGGGACCACGTGGGAACTCCTTAAAAAGAGTTGAAGCCTCAACTCAATGCAGGGTTTATATACGAGGTCGCGGTTCAGTGAAGGATTCTATAAag GAAGAAAGCTTAAGGGATAAACCTGGCTATGAACACCTAAACGAACCACTTCACATACTAGTGGAGGCCGAATTTACAGCAGATATAGTCGATGCTCGCTTAAACCAAGCTGTCGCCACCCTGGAAGACCTCCTGAAGCCTGTG GACGAGTTTATGGACTACTACAAGAAGCAACAACTTAGGGAGTTGGCCATACTCAACGGCACGCTGAGAGAAGAGAGCCCACAAATGAGCCCAAGCGCATCCCCATTCAACAGCACGGGCATGAAACGCGCAAAAACAGGATGGTGA